The genomic segment TCGTACCTTTGCTATAGGGCAGCACCCCCAGTCCCCGGACGCCAGGCGGCAGCAGGTTTGTCCATCTGGGCAGCTGTACATGTCGTCACACTGGACGTCTCTGGCTGGACATCAGGACATTTGTAGGAAATAAGGGGTTTGGATAAATTAAGGAGCTAACAACAATTTGCagttaactataaaaaaaaagaaaaaaaaggctttattttagGTTATTCTAGGGTTTTGACACACACAGGGGAATCCTGTGACCCCTGTGTAAGAAATGGCCATCTTGATTTAGTTATTTCATATGAAAgctgttcagggaacttacatgaagccctaattatcataacaaaggttttcctgcgattactaaggcctatgtctgctgtggggaccataaaacctATTTTTGTATGCGAGAACTTGCttaacaggatgtaggcaagttgggggtttatcacaacatcttggcagttgggagggtttctgtgggggcaggtgagaacccaggataaaagaacgctAGACAACATGTGAaggggagctgggcagctgagggagatgggcagctgagaggaggcagcgggagagctggagaagccagaggagcctgggacaagacatgtgaggaatgaagaccagaggggaaggcagagatgaagccaaactctattcccctgcttttttggtaacaactatgtagacttgtgtaatgtgtaactgtaaatattgtaatttttgtttagtctaagtgtaatcatttatgtagaacaatcaattgattattttacaatacatcactttactatacgctcattggtgtggattcatggtctgcttgctcaaaagaaccagaaaccctagtaagtgggttgaggtatattattgatacaatatatatagaaaCTTACACCTGTATCAGCACTTACCCTTCTGTCTCAGAGCGGGAGTCTTGCGGAGCCACGGGATGGACTGATCCCCCATCTGACAGTCTCCTCCGGAGCAGGTGTATCCCGGGGGGCAGCAGTGTTCATGATCCTCACAACACACGGCCTGCAATAGGGGTTAATAAGGAAACTACACATCAGTGACCAATCAAAAGGCCCCTCAGGATGGAGCAATTTATACAGACGAGGTCTCGTACCTTTGCTATAGGGCAGCACCCCCAGTCCCCGGACGCCAGGCGGCAGCAGGTTTGTCCATCTGGGCAGCTGTACATGTCGTCACACTGGACGTCTCTGGCTACAAACACAAAAAGGGTAAATGGAAAGAATAAACCATGCAAAACCCATCTGCCACGTCTCACATTTATTCTATATTATAGTTAAAGCAGCCCCTTCAACCCCCCCAATTCAAGTCTCCCACTTACCCTCATGGGTCAGAGCTGGAGTTTTGCTGAACCAGGGGATGGAGAGCTCTTCTGCCAAGCACTGGCCCTGGGTGCAGGTAAAGCCTTCAGGGCAGCAGTGGAGATGATCGTCACAACACACGGCCTGGTGAGGGAAAGAGTCAAACATTAAGACACCAGAGGTTTCCTCCCAATTGCAAATAAAATTCTCTTCAAACTGCCATTTCAGGTTGGAGGAACTGAAACTTAAAGCTGGGGCTGTATTCTGCAGGTATCTATAAAACTATCCTAAAGTGCCCATCGGATTTCATTATATTGGCTGAACGCTTATCCCGCAAAGTTATTAAATACCCCTGACTAAGACTGCCCATAATTTGCCACCATTCCCAGTATTTTAGCTCCATAGAGATTGCTGGGAAGTGGCTTAAAACCCTAGAAGTAAAATTCTAGACAAGTCCCAGAATTAAAGGAGACTAAACTGTACAAATAAAATTCAAGCGATTGTACCTTCTCTATAGGACAGCACCCCCACTTCCCAGATACCAGACGACAGCAGGTTTCCTGTTCTGGGCAACTGGCAGTTTCATCACAATGAACTCTGGTTGCTGAAGAGATAGAGTCACCCAAAAATTCACAGCTGCACATTAAATACATTGCAGTAGAGAAGGATGAATGTTCTGTACTTACTCGTCAGCCCCTTTGCCAAAGTCTTCTTCATCCACGGGATCGAGTGCTCGGCCATCACACAGCTGCCGTCAGAACACGTGAAGCCGTTGGGACAGCAGTGAATCTGATCCTCACAACAAACTGCCTGGGGGGGAACAGGAGAAACCGTATTTAGTCTGAAATCACAATATTAATCCAGAAGAACTGGCAGAATTCACTAGTCCATACCTGATCATAGGGGCAACAACCAAACTTCCCCGATAACAGGCGGCAGCAGGTGTTCTTATCTGGGCAACTAGTGGAGGCATCACAGAGAACCCGATTGGCTGCTGAGACAGGGAGCACAAGTCACTCTTAACGTTCTAGATTTGTTTAATAGGTGGACACTCTACTACCCTTTATATAACATTGTAAGGAACACTTGCTCAATTTTAATATAGTGCAAACTGACCCTGTAAATGGTGTAACAGGTTGAACCACATCTCAAGCCATATTGGCCCTGTGTTTTAGGAACCATTGCTCTACTCACTACCTCTTAGTTCCCCCTCCAGCCAATAAGTGTGTGCCAGTAAACCTTGCTACAGATGCTCAGTTGCccattagaaaaacaaaaaaaacaaaaaaaaaaggtaaaagctCAGACCAGTAGCAAGGAATAGATGCCATAGTCTGGAAATGTATGGATATGAATAGGTTAAACTCCTCTTtacgggatactgtcatgggaaaaaaagtttttcaaaatgaatcagttaatagtgctgctcaagcagaattctgcactgaaatacatttctcgaaagagcagattttttttatattcaattttgaaatctgacatggggctagacatattgtcagtttcccagctgccccaagtcatgcgacttgtgctctgataaacttcaatcactctttactgctgtactgtaagtttgagtgatatcacccccctccctttccccccccagcagccaaacaaaagaacaatgggaaggtaaccagataacagctccctaacacaagataacagctccctaacacaagatagcagctccctaacacaagatagcagctccctaacacaagatagcagctccctaacacaagatagcagctccctaacacaagatagcagctccctaacacaagatagcagctccctaacacaagatagcagctgcctggtagatctaagaacagcactcaatagtaaaaacccatgtcccactgagacacattcagttacattaagggctattccacacggggagatagccaggcgtttgcggtcgcggcgacaaagcgcagcgccagtcttgtatgggcgcctatgtaaaaacgcctgtgctaaccacacgaggcgatgcgcttttcaaaagtcgcctgaaaatgcctcgccaggctttttcaggcaacttttgaaaagcgcatcgcctcgtgtggttagcacaggcgtttttacataggcgcccatacaaaactgtcgcctgcgccggtcgcggcgactggcgctgcgctttgtcgccgcgaccgcaaacgcctggctatctccccgtgtggactagccctaaggaaaaacagcagcctgccagaaagcatttctctcctaaagtgcaggcacaagtcacatgacttggggcagctgggaaattgacaaaatgtctagccccatgtcagatttcaaaattaataaaaaaaaaaatctgtttgctcttttgagaaatggatttcagtgcagaattctgctggagtagcactattaactgattcattttaaaaaaatgtttccccccatgacagtatccgtttaagtTAAAAAAGAAGCTCCATGCTTTGACAGCAGCCAGACTTACATTCCTGCCTGACAGCCGGCATCTGCAGCAACAACGGCCCCTCCCCATTTGAGGAAACGCATTTCTGATGGACAAGGTCACACGAGGTTCCAGCAGGGCAGCAGTGAAGATGATCAGAACAGCAGACGGCCTGTAAGACACATTTATACTATAGATCAAGCAGACAAGACTGGCCTAACCAGAGAAGAGTTTCCATGCACATATTTATTAAGTAGCGAGGAAATCACTTACAGACAAGATGGAGCAGCAGCCGTATGTGCGGTCGACTTGTTCACAGCAGGTGGAGCCGTCTGGGCAAGAAGTGCCATCAGGACATTGAACCCAACGTTCTTCATCTCCTACATGTGACAAACAGTCAGTGTTACCGACTGCCAACACCCCACTTTTACCTTTTGATTTATGAAAAGCTCTAAAATAAACTTACCCAAACCCACCACCAACCTCACACGGGCTGGAAGTTTCTGCATCCAGGGAACATGGTCCTGTTTGGTGACACATCGGCCTTGTTGGACGTCACACTTGGAGTTGGAAGGACAGCAGTGCATGTGATCAGCACAACAGACAGCCTGCAGGACAGTCACACAGAACATTAACTTTCCTACAGCAACATCCATATTGGCTTTTGGATCAGTTAAGGTCAACTAACCCCTTACTCtaacagtgatccctaaccagtagctcgtgagtaacatgttgctctccaacccgttggatgttgctctcagtggcctcaaagcaggtgtttatttttgaattccaggcttggaaacagTTTTTGGtgcataaataaagaataaaaataaatactgccaGACACTCaaagtaggttgacagtccacataagtGCGGataggccatttggtagcccctatttggcaccccaagaaaatttctcatgctagtgttgctctccaactccttttgcttctgaatgttgctcacgggttcaaaaggttggggatccctgctctggGGGACCTCAATTCCAAGGGGAGGAACCCATTAATTACAAGTTATCTAAATCAAAAGATCAGATTAATGAAGTGGTGCACAAGTGAAACGTCACCTCTATTAAACAGGAATCATCTTTATTAACAGAGTCATGGCCAACAAGCATGCGCTTCACATGTACAGACTGCAGGGCTCCAGCAGTTACAATGGTGCTGGGAGTTGACGTTAAGTAGTGGGGGTCCTAGAGGTTAGTGGGGGTCCTAGAGGTTAGGTAACCATAGTAAGTGGGTTCCAATACCTGTGGCATAGGGCAGCACCCCCACGATGACATGTCAGACATGAGGCAGCAGGTGGTGAGAGCGGGACATTCAGACTTCCCATCTGGGCAGATTACGGCCGACTCATTAGAGGCTGAGAGAGAACCAACGTGTTATTGGGAGAAGGAACAAAGAGAAGAGAGAGTCAAATGAGCGAGATCTCTAACCTGGGATACAGAAGTGACCGTCGTCTGAGCAATAAGAACCAGCGGAGCAGCAGTGATGTCCATCTCGGCACGACCTTCCCTGAGCAACAACGGAAATCAAAGATTAACCAACACTAACCACATCATATACTCGTCACCCATCCCCCTCTGCAAAACCTTTAAACACACTGGGCTTCAGGATGGGTTGCCATCACCCAATTATTTTGGACTTGGCGCTTTAATTTATATGGGGAAAATCACAATTTTCTTAAATTTTAAAGTCGCTATTGGAAACCTGCAATTGCTCAACTGCTGCTTGTTACCGTTTAATGTTAAATTAGTCTTGGTCTAACcgagtcaggtctgttaatcagctgccttgttgTACATTGTATCAGTCTGAACCCCCATTGTATCAGTCTGAACccccagtgcagagaatagagtAGGTCAGAAACACTGCTGTCAAGAGCAATCTATAGTGAATATtgtatagttgcttagaattagggttTAGTATTTAGAAACTGATTCTCTCTAAAGGCAAAGacaacccaaaaatattttttttgtccaatAACAAAAAACCTAACTTTGGGGTGCAAATATAGAGAGAATTAAGAGGCAAGGAAACCCGTGTGGATGGCACAACTCATTCAAATCTCCCCTAGCCCAACTTCTAAATATCATGAAGAGCGGGCAGCAGATTGAATATATTGGCATCGggatcttccaaaaaaaaaaaaatatatataataaacacttGAGAACCAAACCCAGAGGTTCCACACAGACCTGCACCTCACAGCCCCCACTCTGCATAATAAGGATATAGTGGCCTTTAAACTGAAACCTACTGAGGCCCTTTATCTCTAGATGCAAAAACCCAACTAGGCAAATGCAGAGAGACCCTCATTCTCAGTCTATTTAGCAGTTGTCCCAACGAGGGTCCCGCTCCATGACCAATAGAACACGCCCAATAGATACCTGAGCCATCGGACAGCAAGCGCTTCCCCCCTGAGGAGTAGTCACACAGGAATATTCATCTGGGCAACCTGAGGGCCCAAAGCAGGAGGTCTGGGAGAGCATcatgggaagggagtgagacacAACCTAAAGGGAAAAACAAACAGAATTAGGTTTTAGTTCAACCAATGTCATTCTAGGGGGTTGTcctaatccggaaacccatttgcCAGAGTGTATTTAACTAGATTTGGGGATTCTCCCCCCCGTTACCCACCTCTCCCTCGGGACAACAGCCGAAGCCCTCGTTGCCAGGCAGCCGACAGCACAGACTCTTCTCCCCACAGGCGCTGCCATCCGGGCACAGTGTTGCCCCAACAGTGGAGACTACAAGCAGGAGAAACCAAAGTGGAGCCATCCTGGGGGTGAAACAAGCAGACAATGTAGGGTTAAAGTCTTGTAGAGAAATAAACAAGTGAATGTAGTAGGACAGGAggtgtgtttataaatgtaacaGCCTGGAACGGGTTTCGCATCAGGAGGAAGTAGAGAACTTTGTTAGAATATTCTCCTCTAATTAGGGGCCCCCCCAAAAGCAGCAATGAGGGGCCCACCCAAATGGTGTTTTAACTTTACATCCCCCCCAGACAGAAAAGAGCAGAAAGAACATTAACTCCACTGGTGACTTGGCACAACCTCAGCAACAAACATTTCTGGGTCTTATTGTATTTCATGCCCTGATACATCACTGGGACACAA from the Xenopus laevis strain J_2021 chromosome 9_10L, Xenopus_laevis_v10.1, whole genome shotgun sequence genome contains:
- the grn.L gene encoding granulin L homeolog isoform X5, whose protein sequence is MYRAEQPSRMAPLWFLLLVVSTVGATLCPDGSACGEKSLCCRLPGNEGFGCCPEGEVVSHSLPMMLSQTSCFGPSGCPDEYSCVTTPQGGSACCPMAQGRSCRDGHHCCSAGSYCSDDGHFCIPASNESAVICPDGKSECPALTTCCLMSDMSSWGCCPMPQAVCCADHMHCCPSNSKCDVQQGRCVTKQDHVPWMQKLPARVRLVVGLGDEERWVQCPDGTSCPDGSTCCEQVDRTYGCCSILSAVCCSDHLHCCPAGTSCDLVHQKCVSSNGEGPLLLQMPAVRQESANRVLCDASTSCPDKNTCCRLLSGKFGCCPYDQAVCCEDQIHCCPNGFTCSDGSCVMAEHSIPWMKKTLAKGLTTTRVHCDETASCPEQETCCRLVSGKWGCCPIEKAVCCDDHLHCCPEGFTCTQGQCLAEELSIPWFSKTPALTHEARDVQCDDMYSCPDGQTCCRLASGDWGCCPIAKAVCCEDHEHCCPPGYTCSGGDCQMGDQSIPWLRKTPALRQKARDVQCDDMYSCPDGQTCCRLASGDWGCCPIAKAVCCEDHEHCCPPGYTCSGGDCQMGDRSIPWLRKTPALRQEARDVQCDDMYSCPDGQTCCRLASGDWGCCPIAKAVCCEDHEHCCPPGYTCSGGDCQMGDQSIPWLRKTPALRQEARDVQCDDMYSCPDGQTCCRLASGDWGCCPIAKAVCCEDHEHCCPPGYTCSGGDCQMGDQSIPWLRKTPALRQEARDVQCDDMYSCPDGQTCCRLASGDWGCCPIAKAVCCDDHEHCCPPGFTCSGAQCIGGGGGLSIPWFSRTPALRQEGNSVKCDDSFSCGDGQSCCRMVSGEWGCCPIEKAVCCSDHLHCCPSGYTCNVAAGSCEMPQKKLVKISFPGATSALRLNYVWCDAQTYCFDGQTCCRGRGGVWNCCLYTQGVCCPDMVHCCPYGYVCLAGGASCARSGISRWDGKPSPMN
- the grn.L gene encoding granulin L homeolog isoform X4, with the protein product MYRAEQPSRMAPLWFLLLVVSTVGATLCPDGSACGEKSLCCRLPGNEGFGCCPEGEVVSHSLPMMLSQTSCFGPSGCPDEYSCVTTPQGGSACCPMAQGRSCRDGHHCCSAGSYCSDDGHFCIPASNESAVICPDGKSECPALTTCCLMSDMSSWGCCPMPQAVCCADHMHCCPSNSKCDVQQGRCVTKQDHVPWMQKLPARVRLVVGLGDEERWVQCPDGTSCPDGSTCCEQVDRTYGCCSILSAVCCSDHLHCCPAGTSCDLVHQKCVSSNGEGPLLLQMPAVRQESANRVLCDASTSCPDKNTCCRLLSGKFGCCPYDQAVCCEDQIHCCPNGFTCSDGSCVMAEHSIPWMKKTLAKGLTTTRVHCDETASCPEQETCCRLVSGKWGCCPIEKAVCCDDHLHCCPEGFTCTQGQCLAEELSIPWFSKTPALTHEARDVQCDDMYSCPDGQTCCRLASGDWGCCPIAKAVCCEDHEHCCPPGYTCSGGDCQMGDQSIPWLRKTPALRQKARDVQCDDMYSCPDGQTCCRLASGDWGCCPIAKAVCCEDHEHCCPPGYTCSGGDCQMGDRSIPWLRKTPALRQEARDVQCDDMYSCPDGQTCCRLASGDWGCCPIAKAVCCEDHEHCCPPGYTCSGGDCQMGDQSIPWLRKTPALRQEARDVQCDDMYSCPDGQTCCRLASGDWGCCPIAKAVCCEDHEHCCPPGYTCSGGDCQMGDQSIPWLRKTPALRQEARDVQCDDMYSCPDGQTCCRLASGDWGCCPIAKAVCCEDHEHCCPPGYTCSGGDCQMGDQSIPWLRKTPALRQEARDVQCDDMYSCPDGQTCCRLASGDWGCCPIAKAVCCEDHEHCCPPGYTCSGGDCQMGDQSIPWLRKTPALRQEGNSVKCDDSFSCGDGQSCCRMVSGEWGCCPIEKAVCCSDHLHCCPSGYTCNVAAGSCEMPQKKLVKISFPGATSALRLNYVWCDAQTYCFDGQTCCRGRGGVWNCCLYTQGVCCPDMVHCCPYGYVCLAGGASCARSGISRWDGKPSPMN